TAGAGGATACTCTTTTGTCAGAGTAAAACCACATAGCTTTCACAACCATCCTACTGTGCATCTGTTTAATCCTTGCACCTACGCCTTTCTCGTTGAAGATGGTATGTTTGACTTCCATGCTTTGGAAGATCTCAACAATCTGCGAAATGTTACTACGTTCCCTGTAGTACTAGATTGGTCTATCGGAGACAAGACTTGCAAACAAGTAGAATACAGGGGCGTGTGTGGTGGTAACAGCACATGTTTCGATTCTACTGGTGGAACCGGGTATAACTGCAAATGTTTAGAAGGTTTTGAGGGGAATCCATACCTTCCAAACGGTTGTCAAGGTACTTTAActtgttttctgttttatcaCTTCTTTTAATCGTTTACTTCATACATGCTCTTTTTCCTTGGCCAGACATCAATGAATGTATTAGTAGTAGACATAACTGTTCGGAGCATAGTACCTGTGAAAACACGAAGGGGAGCTTCAACTGTAACTGCCCATCTGGTTACCGCAAAGATTCCCTTAATAGCTGTACTCGTAAAGTCAGGCCTGAATACTTTAGATGGACTCAAATTTTTCTTGGTATGTTCCCCTCACTGGTTTCGGATactttccttttaaaaaactagCTCTAATTACCTAGGTGTGATGTGATCAGGAACCACCATCGGCTTCTCGGTTATCATGCTTGGGATTAGCTGTCTACAACAGAAAATTAAGCACCGGAAGAACACAGAGCTCCGACAAAAATTCTTCGAGCAAAATGGTGGAGGCATGTTGATACAGCGAGTCTCGGGAGCAGGGCCATCAAATGTTGATGTCAAAATCTTCACTGAGAAAGGAATGAAGGAAGCAACTAATGGTTACCATGAGAGCAGAATCCTGGGTCAGGGAGGCCAAGGAACAGTGTACAAAGGGATATTGCCGGACAACTCCATAGTTGCTATAAAGAAAGCTCGGCTTGGAAACCGTAGCCAAGTAGAGCAGTTCATCAACGAAGTGCTAGTGCTTTCACAAATCAACCATAGGAACGTGGTCAAGGTCTTGGGGTGTTGTTTAGAGACAGAAGTCCCCTTGTTGGTCTATGAGTTCATTAACAGTGGTACCCTTTTCGATCACTTGCACGGTTCCTTGTATGATTCTTCACTTACATGGGAGCACCGTCTGAGGATAGCAACAGAAGTAGCAGGAAGTCTTGCATATCTTCACTCTTCTGCTTCTATTCCAATCATCCACCGAGATATCAAGACTGCTAATATTCTCCTGGATAAAAACTTAACTGCAAAAGTAGCTGACTTTGGTGCATCAAGATTGATACCGATGGATAAAGAGCAGCTCACAACAATAGTGCAAGGCACTCTAGGTTACCTAGACCCAGAATATTACAACACAGGGTTGTTAAACGAAAAGAGCgatgtttatagttttgggGTCGTCCTAATGGAACTGCTCTCAGGTCAAAAGGCATTGTGTTTCGAAAGACCACATTGCCCAAAAAATCTTGTGAGTTGTTTTGCTTCTGCCACAAAGAATAATAGGTTCCATGAAATTATTGATGGGCAAGTGATGAATGAGGATAACCAGAGAGAGATCCAGGAAGCTGCAAGAATTGCTGCAGAGTGTACAAGGCTAATGGGAGAGGAAAGGCCAAGGATGAAAGAAGTAGCTGCAGAGTTAGAGGCCTTGAGAGTTAAAACAACTAAATATAAGTGGTCGGATCAGTATCGTGAGACAGGGGAGATTGAACACTTGCTCGGCGTTCAAATCTTGTCAGCACAAGGCGAAACCAGTAGCAGCATTGGCTATGACAGCATCAGAAATGTAACAACATTGGACATTGAAGCTGGCCGTTGATATTAATGCTCTGACAAAATCACATgtatatcttttgtttgtaaaaaaagaaagtcatTTCCTTGTTGCTTCATCAATAATGCTTTGACAGATTTGTTTGTACATCATCAATAATCATGTTCATATTTTCCTTTACTT
This sequence is a window from Arabidopsis thaliana chromosome 1 sequence. Protein-coding genes within it:
- the WAK2 gene encoding wall-associated kinase 2 (wall-associated kinase 2 (WAK2); FUNCTIONS IN: protein serine/threonine kinase activity, protein kinase activity, calcium ion binding, ATP binding; INVOLVED IN: cellular water homeostasis, protein amino acid phosphorylation, oligosaccharide metabolic process, unidimensional cell growth, response to salicylic acid stimulus; LOCATED IN: plasma membrane; EXPRESSED IN: 18 plant structures; EXPRESSED DURING: 12 growth stages; CONTAINS InterPro DOMAIN/s: EGF-like calcium-binding (InterPro:IPR001881), EGF-like, type 3 (InterPro:IPR000742), Serine/threonine-protein kinase-like domain (InterPro:IPR017442), Protein kinase-like domain (InterPro:IPR011009), Serine/threonine-protein kinase, active site (InterPro:IPR008271), EGF-like region, conserved site (InterPro:IPR013032), Protein kinase, catalytic domain (InterPro:IPR000719), EGF-like calcium-binding, conserved site (InterPro:IPR018097), EGF-type aspartate/asparagine hydroxylation site (InterPro:IPR000152), EGF calcium-binding (InterPro:IPR013091), EGF-like (InterPro:IPR006210); BEST Arabidopsis thaliana protein match is: wall associated kinase 5 (TAIR:AT1G21230.1); Has 140654 Blast hits to 123720 proteins in 4781 species: Archae - 129; Bacteria - 13911; Metazoa - 65181; Fungi - 9585; Plants - 33448; Viruses - 437; Other Eukaryotes - 17963 (source: NCBI BLink).); translation: MKVQEGLFVVAVFYLAYTQLVKGQPRKECQTRCGNVAVEYPFGTSPGCYYPGDESFNLTCNEQEKLFFGNMPVINMSLSGQLRVRLVRSRVCYDSQGKQTDYIAQRTTLGNFTLSELNRFTVVGCNSYAFLRTSGVEKYSTGCISICDSATTKNGSCSGEGCCQIPVPRGYSFVRVKPHSFHNHPTVHLFNPCTYAFLVEDGMFDFHALEDLNNLRNVTTFPVVLDWSIGDKTCKQVEYRGVCGGNSTCFDSTGGTGYNCKCLEGFEGNPYLPNGCQDINECISSRHNCSEHSTCENTKGSFNCNCPSGYRKDSLNSCTRKVRPEYFRWTQIFLGTTIGFSVIMLGISCLQQKIKHRKNTELRQKFFEQNGGGMLIQRVSGAGPSNVDVKIFTEKGMKEATNGYHESRILGQGGQGTVYKGILPDNSIVAIKKARLGNRSQVEQFINEVLVLSQINHRNVVKVLGCCLETEVPLLVYEFINSGTLFDHLHGSLYDSSLTWEHRLRIATEVAGSLAYLHSSASIPIIHRDIKTANILLDKNLTAKVADFGASRLIPMDKEQLTTIVQGTLGYLDPEYYNTGLLNEKSDVYSFGVVLMELLSGQKALCFERPHCPKNLVSCFASATKNNRFHEIIDGQVMNEDNQREIQEAARIAAECTRLMGEERPRMKEVAAELEALRVKTTKYKWSDQYRETGEIEHLLGVQILSAQGETSSSIGYDSIRNVTTLDIEAGR